Proteins from a genomic interval of Chryseobacterium indologenes:
- a CDS encoding homoserine dehydrogenase: MKNANEIKFLKNRSIVKFEGEDFLGEIGIDGRIFKALTLARISVGVISQQAIENGISILVHENDAEKAVACLIDEFEPERKSGKVSQIYSINNVSVIGFVAEDFNKVFAELARNNVFPLLLNQVAGENRVNIVVTSSQDEKTKNIIESEIFKKPKTVHLAIIGHGNVGKTLIQQVLESSEEIKRRKKIDLRVVAVANSKKIAFNKKGFDANWGDEVLTAEHPSNVQELINFSNENQLENLIVVDNTASKDFVKNYHALAENGFDLVSSNKIFNTLPIEEYRKLRYTLSKNNRRYLYETNVGAGLPLIDTIKLLHLSGENITRIKGVFSGTLSYVFNNFSLRDDKFSTIINEALEKGYTEPDPREDLSGNDVARKLLILARELDLINEFDDINIQNLVPESLSSVSKSEFLSRLDELDEEYQKIKESQEPGHVLRYVGDLHGDLQKDKGELDVKLISVPATSALGQLKGSDSIFEIYTESYGENPIVIMGAGAGAQVTARGVFGDILRVSETK; encoded by the coding sequence ATGAAAAATGCTAACGAAATAAAATTTTTGAAGAACAGATCAATCGTCAAATTTGAAGGAGAAGATTTTTTAGGAGAAATCGGAATTGACGGAAGAATTTTTAAAGCGCTTACTCTAGCGCGTATCAGTGTAGGAGTGATCTCCCAGCAAGCTATAGAAAACGGAATCTCTATTTTGGTTCACGAAAATGATGCCGAAAAAGCAGTAGCTTGTCTTATTGATGAATTTGAACCGGAAAGAAAATCAGGAAAAGTATCCCAGATATATAGTATCAATAATGTTTCTGTTATCGGATTTGTTGCAGAAGATTTCAATAAAGTATTTGCCGAACTGGCAAGAAACAACGTTTTTCCATTATTGTTAAATCAGGTAGCCGGAGAAAACAGAGTAAATATCGTCGTGACTTCATCTCAGGATGAAAAAACAAAAAATATCATTGAATCCGAAATTTTTAAAAAACCAAAGACCGTTCATCTGGCAATCATCGGTCATGGAAATGTCGGAAAAACATTAATACAGCAGGTGCTTGAGTCGTCAGAAGAAATTAAAAGACGCAAGAAAATAGATCTTAGAGTAGTTGCTGTAGCCAATTCAAAGAAAATAGCTTTCAACAAAAAAGGATTTGATGCCAATTGGGGTGATGAGGTGTTGACTGCAGAACATCCGTCAAATGTTCAGGAACTGATTAACTTTTCAAACGAAAATCAATTAGAAAACCTGATCGTTGTAGACAACACTGCCAGCAAAGACTTTGTGAAGAATTATCATGCATTGGCTGAAAACGGATTCGACTTAGTGTCATCCAACAAGATTTTCAATACGCTGCCTATTGAAGAATATCGTAAACTAAGATATACGTTGAGTAAAAATAACAGACGTTATTTATACGAAACCAATGTAGGAGCAGGGTTGCCTTTAATTGACACTATCAAATTATTACACCTTTCAGGAGAAAATATCACAAGAATCAAAGGGGTATTCTCCGGAACATTGAGCTATGTATTCAACAATTTTTCTTTAAGAGACGACAAATTCTCAACCATCATCAATGAAGCCCTAGAAAAAGGATATACAGAACCGGATCCGAGAGAAGACCTTTCAGGAAATGACGTAGCAAGAAAATTATTGATTCTGGCAAGGGAACTGGATCTGATCAATGAATTTGATGATATCAACATTCAGAATCTGGTACCGGAAAGTTTATCATCTGTTTCAAAATCAGAATTCCTTTCCAGACTTGACGAATTAGACGAAGAATACCAAAAAATCAAAGAAAGCCAGGAACCGGGTCATGTGTTGAGATACGTCGGAGATTTACATGGCGATTTACAAAAAGACAAAGGGGAATTGGATGTAAAACTGATCTCTGTTCCTGCTACTTCCGCATTAGGTCAGTTGAAAGGTTCAGACTCGATCTTTGAAATCTATACAGAAAGCTACGGCGAAAATCCGATTGTCATCATGGGAGCCGGGGCCGGAGCTCAGGTAACTGCAAGAGGAGTATTCGGTGACATTTTAAGAGTAAGTGAAACAAAATAA